The following coding sequences are from one Capsicum annuum cultivar UCD-10X-F1 chromosome 3, UCD10Xv1.1, whole genome shotgun sequence window:
- the LOC107863442 gene encoding putative glycerol-3-phosphate transporter 1 translates to MGSLPEPIMDENYSKPPGIRVMERAKKSSLSFKTYQAIVLIVTFFAYTSYHATRKTTSIVKSALDPQAPDGLKFPWQRHTNPVWNQSSKLSWMLKDGWVPFNGPDGTALLGELDVSFLFVYAMGMYFSGHVGDRMDLRIFLTIGMVGTGLFTALFGVGYWANLHFFYYYLIVQMMAGLFQSTGWPSVVAVVGNWFGKKKRGLIMGIWNAHTSVGNITGSLVASILLKYGWGWSMVVPGSLIAAVGMVVFLFLPVHPESVGANKDEDEVFSPRKEGEEVTEPLLRSDREEESAVGFIEAWKIPGVAPFALCLFFAKLVAYTFLYWLPFYISHTAIEGKYLSNEEAGNLSTLFDVGGVVGGILAGYISDRLDARAITAASFMYCAIPVLYFYRSYGHVSMTVNIILMLITGVFVNGPYALITTAVSADLGTHCSLKGNSRALATVTAIIDGTGSIGAAIGPLLTGYISANSWSAVFTMLMGSAFVAGLFLTRLVVAEVGAKIQQLGSQGSSPRSRSPDLLV, encoded by the exons ATGGGATCTCTACCTGAGCCAATAATGGATGAAAATTATAGCAAGCCCCCTGGAATTAGGGTCATGGAGAGGGCAAAGAAGTCGAGCCTTTCGTTCAAGACATATCAAGCCATTGTCCTAATTGTAACATTTTTCGCATATACAAGTTACCATGCTACTAGAAAAACTACGAGCATTGTTAAAAGTGCTTTGGATCCCCAGGCCCCTGATGGTTTAAAGTTTCCGTGGCAAAGGCATACCAATCCGGTGTGGAATCAAAGTTCAAAACTTTCTTGGATGCTTAAAGATGGCTGGGTACCATTTAACGGCCCTGATGGTACAGCGTTGCTTGGTGAACTTGATGTGTCTTTCCTTTTTGTATATGCCATGGGAATGTATTTCTCCGGGCACGTTGGCGATAGGATGGATCTAAGAATATTTTTGACAATTGGAATGGTGGGAACTGGTTTATTCACTGCCCTTTTTGGAGTTGGATATTGGGCAAATCTACACTTCTTTTATTACTATCTAATAGTCCAAATGATGGCTGGATTGTTCCAATCCACAGGATGGCCCTCGGTGGTTGCCGTAGTTGGGAATTGGTTTGGAAAAAAGAAGAGAGGACTTATAATGGGTATTTGGAATGCTCACACCTCTGTCGGTAACATTACTGGTTCTTTGGTTGCTTCAATCTTGTTAAAGTATGGATGGGGTTGGTCTATGGTTGTTCCTGGTAGCCTTATTGCTGCCGTTGGCATGGTGGTATTCCTTTTTTTGCCGGTTCATCCTGAATCTGTGGGAGCTAataaagatgaagatgaagtGTTCTCTCCTAGAAAAGAAGGCGAGGAAGTAACAGAGCCTTTGTTAAGATCAGATAGAGAAGAGGAATCAGCCGTGGGTTTTATTGAAGCATGGAAGATTCCCGGTGTAGCACCTTTTGCTCTTTGCCTTTTCTTTGCAAAGTTGGTAGCGTACACATTTTTGTATTGGCTGCCTTTCTACATTAGTCACACAG CTATAGAAGGAAAGTATTTATCCAATGAGGAGGCTGGAAACTTGTCGACATTGTTTGATGTTGGAGGGGTAGTAGGTGGAATCCTAGCAGGTTACATATCTGACCGCTTAGATGCCAGGGCTATAACTGCTGCTAGCTTCATGTACTGTGCTATCCCGGTTCTCTACTTCTATCGCAGCTATGGGCATGTCTCCATGACTGTAAACATCATCCTCATGTTGATCACTGGAGTATTTGTCAATGGGCCTTATGCATTGATAACAACTGCTGTTTCGGCTGACCTGGGAACACACTGCTCTCTGAAAGGCAATTCACGAGCGCTTGCAACTGTCACCGCCATTATTGATGGCACTGGCTCAATTGGAGCTGCCATTGGGCCACTTCTAACCGGTTACATTTCAGCTAATAGCTGGAGTGCTGTATTTACAATGCTCATGGGATCAGCTTTCGTAGCTGGTTTATTTCTGACCAGGCTTGTTGTAGCTGAAGTTGGTGCGAAGATTCAACAATTAGGGTCCCAAGGATCATCACCTAGATCAAGGTCCCCTGACCTTCTAGTGTGA